From Aedes albopictus strain Foshan chromosome 1, AalbF5, whole genome shotgun sequence, one genomic window encodes:
- the LOC134291962 gene encoding uncharacterized protein LOC134291962, giving the protein MYADSGEDENSTTVLAWLRSETRRYHQFVGFRVGEILTTTTIGEWRKVQSKLNVADQATKWKDGPSFNPEDWWYSGPSFLSDTTEKWTEHTSEDFVTTEDMGSAFLHHRKLHPPFIVAVERFSKWTRLVRATAYVIRAVKRFLSLKVNGPLVQEELQSAETLLWRQVQREAYSEEYSTLLYNKEHPREEPRKLERSSALFNMSPMLDSNGVLRMNSRITAAPVVSTDLKYPIFLPKEHRVTELLVESYHIRFLHGNKETVFNELRQRFQIPKLRSVVSKVAKQCQYCRVRKATPQEPMMAPLPEIRLTSFIRPFTHTGVDYFGPVFVKQGRSTVKRWIALFTCLSIRAVHLEVVHSLSTQSCVMAIRRFVARRGSPATFCSDNGTNFVGANNLLREQLRAIGECCATTFTNSDTRWLFNPPLAPHMGGSWERLVWSVKAAMSAIADHPRHPSDEVLETIALEAESFVNSRPLTYVPLDHVNQGALSPNHFLLYGTQGINQPSRDIEKEQALLRDSWKLSKYLVDTFWTRWVREYLPTLTRRTKWFQPVRPLKPGDLVVVVEEGKRNGWVRGRVVEVLSGKDGQVRRAVVQTARGLVNRPATKLALLEVKRVPKDEPEVPESGVPELHGRGDVGEPLCSFSNSKEDSEYTELPGDNNADYDPGTSHLPTTPDPVTSDPELIRV; this is encoded by the exons ATGTACGCTGATAGCGGCGAAGACGAAA ACTCTACAACGGTCTTGGCGTGGCTGAGGTCTGAAACACGGCGTTACCATCAGTTCGTCGGATTTCGAGTTGGAGAGATTTTAACTACGACCACCATCGGCGAGTGGAGGAAGGTTCAGTCAAAACTGAATGTTGCTGATCAGGCAACGAAGTGGAAGGACGGACCAAGTTTCAACCCAGAAGATTGGTGGTACTCCGGCCCAAGTTTTCTATCCGACACGACGGAAAAATGGACTGAACATACATCGGAGGATTTCGTAACAACGGAAGACATGGGATCAGCGTTCTTGCACCATCGAAAGCTGCATCCACCGTTCATCGTAGCTGTCGAGAGGTTTTCCAAATGGACAAGATTAGTACGAGCTACAGCCTACGTTATCAGAGCGGTCAAACGGTTCCTTAGCCTGAAGGTGAACGGACCGTTGGTGCAGGAAGAACTGCAGAGTGCGGAAACACTGCTGTGGAGGCAAGTGCAAAGGGAAGCATACTCGGAGGAATACTCTACGCTTCTGTACAACAAAGAACACCCTCGTGAAGAACCTCGGAAGTTGGAGAGATCGAGCGCCCTGTTCAACATGTCACCGATGCTGGACAGCAATGGAGTGCTGCGGATGAACAGTCGCATAACTGCAGCCCCTGTTGTATCCACGGACCTGAAATACCCTATCTTTCTCCCGAAGGAACATCGGGTAACGGAACTGCTTGTGGAAAGCTACCACATTCGTTTCCTACACGGAAACAAGGAGACGGTATTTAATGAATTGCGGCAACGTTTCCAGATACCAAAACTCCGTTCGGTTGTATCGAAGGTAGCCAAACAATGTCAGTATTGCCGTGTGCGGAAGGCGACTCCCCAAGAGCCAATGATGGCACCATTACCCGAAATTCGGCTAACATCGTTCATCCGACCGTTCACTCATACCGGAGTGGACTATTTTGGGCCTGTTTTCGTGAAGCAAGGACGTAGCACGGTAAAACGATGGATCGCTCTTTTCACGTGCCTGTCCATCAGGGCCGTGCACCTCGAGGTGGTCCACAGCTTATCGACGCAGTCGTGTGTCATGGCCATCCGTCGATTCGTTGCGCGCAGAGGGTCTCCCGCAACTTTCTGTTCCGACAACGGAACCAATTTTGTGGGCGCGAACAACCTGCTTCGGGAACAACTTCGTGCGATCGGAGAGTGCTGTGCAACAACCTTTACGAACTCTGACACACGATGGCTTTTCAACCCCCCACTCGCCCCCCACATGGGAGGATCATGGGAGCGTTTGGTGTGGTCAGTGAAGGCGGCAATGTCGGCAATTGCAGATCATCCTCGCCACCCCAGTGACGAAGTCCTGGAGACAATAGCTCTGGAGGCAGAGTCCTTCGTGAATTCCAGACCACTGACCTACGTCCCGCTGGATCATGTGAACCAGGGAGCACTGTCGCCCAATCATTTCCTGCTATACGGAACGCAAGGCATCAATCAACCAAGTCGGGATATTGAGAAGGAGCAGGCACTACTAAGAGACAGCTGGAAGTTGTCGAAGTATCTCGTCGATACTTTCTGGACTCGCTGGGTCCGCGAATATCTTCCCACGTTGACACGACGTACCAAGTGGTTCCAGCCAGTGAGGCCACTGAAACCAGGGGATCTGGTTGTCGTGGTAGAAGAAGGAAAGCGGAACGGATGGGTTCGTGGAAGAGTGGTAGAAGTTCTATCAGGGAAGGATGGCCAGGTGCGCAGAGCAGTTGTGCAAACAGCACGAGGACTGGTCAACCGGCCAGCAACGAAGTTGGCGTTACTGGAGGTAAAAAGGGTGCCGAAAGACGAGCCAGAAGTACCGGAGTCTGGCGTACCGGAACTACACGGGCGGGGGGATGTTGGCGAACCACTGTGCAGTTTTTCGAACTCGAAGGA